In Ramlibacter sp., the sequence GTACAGCGGGATGACGTGGTCACCCTTCTTGAGCGTGGTCACACCAGGGCCCACATCGACCACGATGCCCGCGCCCTCGTGGCCCAGGATGGCCGGGAAGATGCCTTCGGGGTCGGCGCCGCTGAGCGTGTAGTAGTCGGTGTGGCAGATGCCGGTGGCCTTGATTTCGACCAGCACTTCGCCAGATTTGGGGCCGTCCAGGTCCACGGTTTCGATGGTGAGGGGTGCGCCGGATTTCCAGGCGACTGCTGCTTTGGTTTTCATGGGGAGCCCCGGGAGTTGTCGTGTCGATCCAAGGCTACCATCGTCACCATGACCGAGCGCAAAAATCACCTGGATTCCCTGGCCATTTCCCTGCTGGTGGCCTGCTGCCTGTTCTGGGGTTTCCAGCAGATCCTGATCAAGACCACCGTGGGCGAGGTGCCTCCGCTGTGGCAGGCTTCGCTGCGCATGGCGGGCGCCACCGCGCTGCTGTGGGGCTGGTGCGTGGCGCGCGGCGTCAAGCTGTTTGAGCGCGATGGCTCGCTGCCCGCGGGGCTGCTGGCCGGCGCCCTGTTTGCTGGGGAGTTCTGCTGCATCTACCTGGGCCTGATGAGCACCACGGCGTCGCGGCTCACGGTGTTTCTCTACACCTCGCCCTTTGTGGTGGCGCTGCTGCTGCCGCGCTTTGTGCCGTCCGAGACGATGCGCCCGGTGCAATGGGTGGGGCTGGCCATTGCGTTCGCCGCGGTGGCCGTGGCCTTCAGCGAGGGTTTTCTGCATGGCTCCACCCAAAGCCAGCTGCACGGCGACGCGCTGGCCCTGGCCGCCGGCACGCTGTGGGGCCTGACCACGTTGGTGATCCGCGCCAGCAGCATGAGCCGCATCAGCGCCGAGAAAACCCTGTTCTACCAGGTGAGCGTGACCGCGCTGGTGGCGCCCCTGCTGTCACTGGCGATTGGCGAGCCCTGGGGCCTTGCCTATTCCACCCAGGCCTGGGTGTCCATCGGCCTGCAGACGGGCGTGGGCGCCTTTGCCAGCTACCTCACCTGGATGTGGCTGCTGCGGCACTACCCGGCCACGCAGATGAGCTCATTCACCTTTCTCACGCCGCTGTTCGCGCTGGTGCTGGGCGTGGTCTTGCTGGGCGAGCCGCTCACGCTGCAGCTGGTGCTGGCGCTGGCCGGCGTGGCGGTCGGCATTGTGCTGGTGAACCGCAAGGCCGCCACCGTCGCCAGCACCGGCTCTGCTACGATTCCCCGGCCTTGAAAACTCCCACCCGCAAGCCGCGCGAAAACCGCGAACGCATCCTCGCTGCGATCCGCGAAGCCGCCATTGCCGAGTTCAGCCAGAACGGCCTCAAGGGCACGTCAACCCAGGCCATTGCCGCGCGCGCCGGACTGACCAAGCCCCAGTTGCATTACTACATCAAGGGCAAGGAAGAACTCTACGAAGAGTTGCTGCTGTCCGTGATGTCGGACTGGAAGGGCATGTTCGATGCCGGCTCCACGGACCCGGGCAAGGTGCTGGGCGACTACATCCGCTCCAAGATCGACCAGGCCTTTGACAAGCCCGAGGTCTCGCGCATCTTCACGCGCGAGGTGCTGGACGGCGGCCGCAACCTCGAGAAGTTCTGGCCCGAGTCGCGCCAGCGCACCCAGGAAAAGGTCAACATCATCAATGGCTGGATTGCGCGCGGCCTGATGAAGCCCGTGGATCCGTATGTGCTGCTCATGAACATCTGGTCCATGACCCAGTTCTACGCCGACTCGGCCGTGCAGGTGCGCCAGCTCCTCAGCCCCGGCCAACCCGACTGGCAGCCCGACCGGGAGGCGCTGGTGCGCGAACTGACCACGCTGATCCTGCGCGGCTGCGGCATCCAGACCGCCTGATCTCCGTTTGTCCGCCCAGCCCCACGGGCCGGGCCATGCCATTGGCACAGTGATTGCTTATTCTGACCAATCGATCAAATTGATTGGTCAGAATTGAATACACAAGCCCACAACTTCGCCTCGCGCCAGGCCCCACCGCACATTCCCGGTGCGCGGTTCACGCTTGCGGTGCGCAACCCCGGGTAACCGCCATGCATGTCTTGGTCGTCTATTGCCACCCCGTTGAGACCAGCTTTGCCTCGGCCCTGCACGCCGAAGTCGTGGCCAACCTCAAGGCCGCAGGCCACACGGTGGACGACTGTGACCTCTATGCAGAGGGCTTCAACCCCGTGCTGTCGCGCGAGGAGCGGCTGGGCTACCACGACGTGCCCGCCAACCAGCAAGCACTGGCGCCCTACGTGGCCCGGCTGCAGCGCGCCGAGGCCATCGTGTTCTGCTTCCCCACGTGGTGCTTTGGCCTGCCAGCCATGCTCAAGGGCTTCTTTGACCGGCTGTTCATGCCCGGCGTGGCCTTTGACATCAGCGACCCGGCCAATGTGAAGCCCATGCTGACGCACATCCGGCGCATTTCGGCCGTGGTCACCTACGGCCGACCGCGCTGGGTGGCCTGGTACATGGGCGACCCCCCGCGCAAGATCATCACGCGCTACATGCGCCGGCTGACCGGCAATACGGCCAGGGCCGACTTCCACGCGTACTACCACATGAACGTGGCCACCGAGCCGCGCCTGACCGCCTTCAAGCGCCGTGTGGGCCAGGCCATGGCAAGGTTTGCATGAACGCGCCAGGCCAGATCATCAACGCCCGGTTGCCCCGCTGGCTGCTGGGCGCCCGCTGGCCCACGCGGGCTGGCCAGCCCGCACTCGCCGCGCTGACCCTCTCTGACGGAAGCATCGACGCCGTGGTATCCATGGACCAGGCCCAGGCCGACGACGACAGCTGGGATGTGGCCGGCGCCCCGGTGCTGCCCGGCCTGGTAGACGCCCACACGCACCTGGACAAGACCTTCACGCGGCCCCGCATGCGCAATGTGCAGCCCGGGCTGCTGGGTGCCATAGACGCCATGATGGCCGACCGGCTGGGCTGGACCGCCGAGGACGTGCGCCGGCGCGCCAGCCGCGGGCTGGACTGGGCCCACGAAGCGGGTTGCGTCCACCTGCGCAGCCATGTGGACTGGTGGGAACCCGACAGCACCCCGGTGGCCTGGCAGGTGCTGGCCGAGCTGGCCCAGCAGTGGCGAGGCCGCATTCGCCTCGAGCAGGTCAGCCTGGTCAAGCTCACGCTGTTCCAGGACCTGGCGCAGGCCCGCCGCATCGCGGCGCGGGTGGTCGCCACCGGCGGCCATGCGGTGCTGGGCGCCTTTGTGCACACGGTCAACTGGGACGAGCAGGCGCTGCGCCACGTGTTCATGGTGGCCGACGAGGCCGGGCTCGATGTGGACCTGCATGTGGACGAGGAACTGAACCCCGAGGCCCAGGGCCTGGCCGCCACCGCGCGCATCGTGCGCGAGACCGGCTTTGGCGGCCGTGTGGTCTGCGGCCACACCTGCTCGCTCGCGGCACAGCCCGAGGCACAAGCGCTGGCCACGCTGGATGCGGTGGCCCGCGCGCCCATCACGCTGGTGTCGCTGCCCATCACCAACTTGCTGCTGCAGGACGCCACCACCGGCCGTACACCCCGCCAGCGCGGCCTGACCCTGATCAAGGAAGCCCGCGCACGGTCCATCCCGCTGCTGATCGCCAGCGACAACGTGCAGGACCCGTTCTGCGGCGTCGGCAGCTACGACCCGGTTGAAGCGCTGGCTGCGGGCGTGCTCGCGGCCCAGCTCGACCAGCCGTTTGATGTCTGGTCCGACACCCTGTGCCGCGCCGACTGGCTGCAGCGCACACCGGCCGCTGCGCCTTCTCTGGTTGGCGCGCTGGCCGACCTCGTCATCTTCACCGGCACCGACGCCTGGGGCTGGCCTTCCCGCTGCGCGCAGCGCGTTGTCCTGCGCCGGGGCGTGCGCCTGCACCCACTGCCTGAAAGGGCTTTTGCATGATTCACGGTTACATCCCTCCCCACCGCTTCCTGCCCTACCTGAGCTGGACCGAGGTCGCGGCCCTGCCCGACCGCGAAAACACCGTCATCGTTTTGCCGGTGGGCGCCATTGAGCAACATGGCCCGCACCTGCCCTGCTCGGTGGACAGCGTGATCTCGTCGGGCGTGCTGGGCAAGGCGCTGGAACGCCTGCCGGCGGCCATTCGCGCGTTTGGCCTGGCGCCCATCACCTATGGCAAGTCCGACGAGCACCTGCACTTTCCCGGCACCATGACCCTGACCGGGCCCACGCTTTTGGCCACCATCACCGAGCTGGGCGAGTCGGTGTATCGGGCCGGCTTTCGCAAGCTGCTGCTGGCCAACGGCCACGGCGGACAGCCCCAGGTGCTGGAAATGGCGGCGCGCGAACTGCGGCTGCGCCACGGCGACTTCGTGATCGTGCCCTTCCACGTGTCACGCCTGCCCAATTCATCGGGCAAATACATTTCTGACGAGGAGCGTCGCCTGGCCATGCATGCCGGTCATTCCGAGACCGCGCTGATGATGGCGCTGGCGCCCGATACGGTGCACATGGAACGTGCGGTGGCCAACTTCCCGCCACCGTTTCCCTCAAAAATCCTTTCGGGCGACGGCCGGCCGGCCTGTGCCTGGACGGCGCGCGACTTTGGCCCCAGCGGCGTGATCGGTGACCCGCTGCAGGCCACGCCCGAACAGGGCCTGGACATCCTGGACACCCTGTCGGCCAGCTGGGTGCAGGCCATCACGGACCTGTTCCACATGCAGTGGGTGATGCGGGACGTGCCCTCCTGGGGCTACGGCCACCAGCAGGGCCACATCGAGCCAACCCCGGCCTGACGGTCCGCAACTTGCATGGCCGCCGCGCAGTCCTTTCACCCGTTCACCACATTCTTCAAGAGGTGCCTCCCATGAAAGCTTCGTTTGCACGCACGTTACTCGCTGCTTCGCTCGGTCTGGCCTTTGCGGCCGGCGCCCAGGCGCAGGAAAAGCTGACCTACATGACCAACTGGTACGCCCAGGCCGAACACGGCGGCTTCTACCAGGCGCTGGCCACCGGCATCTACAAGAAATACGGGCTGGACGTGACCATCAAGATGGGCGGCCCGCAGGTCAACATCATGCAGATGCTGGGCGCCGGCCAGACCGACTGCGTCATGGGCTCGAGCGACCTGCAGATCATGGTGGCGCGCAGCAATGGCCTGCCCATCGTGACGCTGGCGGCCAGCTTCCAGAAGGACCCGCAGGTGCTGATCGCCCACGAAGACGTGAAGAAGTTCGAGGACATGAAGGGCAAGACCATCCTGATTGCCTCGTCGGCCCGCCAGGGCTACTGGCTGTGGCTCAAGGGCAAGTACGGCTTTGACGACGCACAGCTCAAGCCCTACACCTTCAACATCCAGCCCTTTGTGGCCGACAAGAACACGGTGCAGCAGGGCTATCTCACGTCCGAGCCGTTTGCGATCCAGAAGGCCGGCGTGAAGGCCAACACCTTCCTGTTCGCCGACCACGGCTGGCCCACCTACTCCACCACCATCTCGTGCATGGAACAGACGGTCAAGGACAAGCCCAAGGCCATGGCGGCCTTCGTGAAGGGCACGATGGAAGGCTGGAAGAGCTACCTGGCCGACCCGGCCCCGGCCAATGCGCTGATCAAGAAGGACAACCCCAACATGACCGACGAGCAGCTCGCCTACAGCGTGGCCAAGCTCAAGGAAATGGGCATCATCACGGGCGGCGGCGCCGGCAAGAACGGCATTGGCAGCATCGACATCGACCGCGTGCGCAAGAACCACGCCTTCCTGGTGGACAACAAGCTGGTCGACCCCGGCAAGGTCGGCCCGACCCAGGCCTATGACCTGCAGTTCATCAAGGACGTGAAGGTGATGCCGTGATGCGTGAGTCGCCTGCCGCGCACAGCGTGGACCTTGCCGCGGCAGGCGCGCCCGCCGTCGAGGTGCTGTCGGCCCACAAGACCTACCCCAATGGCACGGTCGCCCTGCAGCCGGTGGAGCTCACGGTGCAGGAAGGCGAATTCATCACCCTGCTCGGCCCCTCGGGCTGTGGCAAGAGCACGCTGCTCAAGATGGTGGCCGGCCTGCTGGAGCCCACCGATGGCCGCCTGCTGCTGTGGCGCAAGCCGGTGGCCCAGCTGGAGACCACGCAGCGCAAGCTGGCCTTTGTGTTCCAGGCGCCCACGCTCATGCCCTGGGCCAGCGTGGCCACCAACGTGCGGTTGCCGCTGGACCTGGCGGGCCTGCCCCGGGCCGAGGCCGGCGCGCGCGTGGCGGAAGCCCTGGCGCTGGTGGGTCTGACCCGGTTCGCGGACTCGCTGCCGCGCGCGCTGTCGGGTGGCATGCAGATGCGCGTGTCGATCGCGCGCAGCCTGGTGGTGCAGCCCAACCTGTTGCTGATGGACGAGCCCTTCGGCGCGCTGGACGAGATCACGCGCCACAAGCTCGACTCCGACCTGCTGGCCCTGTGGCGCGAAAAGAAGCTCACCGTGATCTTTGTCACCCACTCCATCCATGAGGCCGTGTTCCTGTCCAACCGTGTGGTGATGATGGCAGCGCGGCCAGGACGCATCGTGGAGGAAGTGGTGATTGACGAGCCCTACCCGCGCACGCAGGACTTCATGGTCACGCCGCGCTTTGCCGAGTACGCCAAACGCCTGCAGGACAGCCTGCTGCGCGCCAGCGTCGACACCGACGAGGAAAAAATATGACGCCCCCCCGAAGCGGCTTGCAGCCGCCTCCCCCTCAAGGGGGCGCCGCCAGCGGCCCGGCAAAGCCGGTTCCGCGGCAGCCCTCGGAAAGAGTGCAGAAAGTGCTCTACCCCAGCGTCGTCGCCATCGTGCTGCTGGTGGCCTGGCAGGCCCTGGTCACCGGCTTCAATCTGCCGCCCTACCTGGTGCCTTCACCCATCCTGATGTTCCAGACACTGGCCACGGACTGGCAATCACTGGGCGGCTCGCTGCTGGTCACGATGAAGATCACGCTGCTGTCATTCGTCACGGCCACCGTGATCGGCGTGCTGATCTCGTTCCTGTTCGTGCAGAGCCGAAAGATCGAGACAGCGCTGTTCCCCTATGCGGTGCTGCTGCAGGTCACGCCCATCGTGGCCGTGGCCCCGCTGATCATCATCTGGGTCAAGAACCCCACGGCCTCGCTGGTGGCCTGCGCCTCACTGGTTGCGCTGTTCCCCATCATCTCCAACACCACGCTGGGCCTGCGCAGCATCGACCCCGACCTGCAAAGCTACTTTGCGATGAACCGCGCCAGCCGGGCCCAGACCCTGATGCGCCTGCGCATCCCCAGCGCGCTGCCCTACTTCTTTGGCGGGTTGCGCATCTCCAGCGGGCTGGCGCTGATCGGCGCCGTGGTGGCGGAATTCGTCGCCGGCACCGGGGGCGCGGCCACCGGCCTGGCCTACCAGATCCTCATGGCGGGCTATCAGCTCAACATCCCGCGCATGTTCGCCGCCCTGCTGCTGATCTCACTGGCCGGCGTGGGCCTGTTCGTGCTGATGGCCTGGCTGACCAAGCTGGCGCTGGGCTCCTGGCACGCCAGCGAGCTTTCCCGCGATTGATCATGAA encodes:
- a CDS encoding DMT family transporter, which gives rise to MTERKNHLDSLAISLLVACCLFWGFQQILIKTTVGEVPPLWQASLRMAGATALLWGWCVARGVKLFERDGSLPAGLLAGALFAGEFCCIYLGLMSTTASRLTVFLYTSPFVVALLLPRFVPSETMRPVQWVGLAIAFAAVAVAFSEGFLHGSTQSQLHGDALALAAGTLWGLTTLVIRASSMSRISAEKTLFYQVSVTALVAPLLSLAIGEPWGLAYSTQAWVSIGLQTGVGAFASYLTWMWLLRHYPATQMSSFTFLTPLFALVLGVVLLGEPLTLQLVLALAGVAVGIVLVNRKAATVASTGSATIPRP
- a CDS encoding TetR family transcriptional regulator C-terminal domain-containing protein encodes the protein MKTPTRKPRENRERILAAIREAAIAEFSQNGLKGTSTQAIAARAGLTKPQLHYYIKGKEELYEELLLSVMSDWKGMFDAGSTDPGKVLGDYIRSKIDQAFDKPEVSRIFTREVLDGGRNLEKFWPESRQRTQEKVNIINGWIARGLMKPVDPYVLLMNIWSMTQFYADSAVQVRQLLSPGQPDWQPDREALVRELTTLILRGCGIQTA
- a CDS encoding ABC transporter ATP-binding protein, with the translated sequence MRESPAAHSVDLAAAGAPAVEVLSAHKTYPNGTVALQPVELTVQEGEFITLLGPSGCGKSTLLKMVAGLLEPTDGRLLLWRKPVAQLETTQRKLAFVFQAPTLMPWASVATNVRLPLDLAGLPRAEAGARVAEALALVGLTRFADSLPRALSGGMQMRVSIARSLVVQPNLLLMDEPFGALDEITRHKLDSDLLALWREKKLTVIFVTHSIHEAVFLSNRVVMMAARPGRIVEEVVIDEPYPRTQDFMVTPRFAEYAKRLQDSLLRASVDTDEEKI
- a CDS encoding ABC transporter substrate-binding protein encodes the protein MKASFARTLLAASLGLAFAAGAQAQEKLTYMTNWYAQAEHGGFYQALATGIYKKYGLDVTIKMGGPQVNIMQMLGAGQTDCVMGSSDLQIMVARSNGLPIVTLAASFQKDPQVLIAHEDVKKFEDMKGKTILIASSARQGYWLWLKGKYGFDDAQLKPYTFNIQPFVADKNTVQQGYLTSEPFAIQKAGVKANTFLFADHGWPTYSTTISCMEQTVKDKPKAMAAFVKGTMEGWKSYLADPAPANALIKKDNPNMTDEQLAYSVAKLKEMGIITGGGAGKNGIGSIDIDRVRKNHAFLVDNKLVDPGKVGPTQAYDLQFIKDVKVMP
- a CDS encoding NAD(P)H-dependent oxidoreductase translates to MHVLVVYCHPVETSFASALHAEVVANLKAAGHTVDDCDLYAEGFNPVLSREERLGYHDVPANQQALAPYVARLQRAEAIVFCFPTWCFGLPAMLKGFFDRLFMPGVAFDISDPANVKPMLTHIRRISAVVTYGRPRWVAWYMGDPPRKIITRYMRRLTGNTARADFHAYYHMNVATEPRLTAFKRRVGQAMARFA
- a CDS encoding amidohydrolase family protein; translation: MNAPGQIINARLPRWLLGARWPTRAGQPALAALTLSDGSIDAVVSMDQAQADDDSWDVAGAPVLPGLVDAHTHLDKTFTRPRMRNVQPGLLGAIDAMMADRLGWTAEDVRRRASRGLDWAHEAGCVHLRSHVDWWEPDSTPVAWQVLAELAQQWRGRIRLEQVSLVKLTLFQDLAQARRIAARVVATGGHAVLGAFVHTVNWDEQALRHVFMVADEAGLDVDLHVDEELNPEAQGLAATARIVRETGFGGRVVCGHTCSLAAQPEAQALATLDAVARAPITLVSLPITNLLLQDATTGRTPRQRGLTLIKEARARSIPLLIASDNVQDPFCGVGSYDPVEALAAGVLAAQLDQPFDVWSDTLCRADWLQRTPAAAPSLVGALADLVIFTGTDAWGWPSRCAQRVVLRRGVRLHPLPERAFA
- a CDS encoding creatininase family protein → MIHGYIPPHRFLPYLSWTEVAALPDRENTVIVLPVGAIEQHGPHLPCSVDSVISSGVLGKALERLPAAIRAFGLAPITYGKSDEHLHFPGTMTLTGPTLLATITELGESVYRAGFRKLLLANGHGGQPQVLEMAARELRLRHGDFVIVPFHVSRLPNSSGKYISDEERRLAMHAGHSETALMMALAPDTVHMERAVANFPPPFPSKILSGDGRPACAWTARDFGPSGVIGDPLQATPEQGLDILDTLSASWVQAITDLFHMQWVMRDVPSWGYGHQQGHIEPTPA
- a CDS encoding ABC transporter permease, whose translation is MTPPRSGLQPPPPQGGAASGPAKPVPRQPSERVQKVLYPSVVAIVLLVAWQALVTGFNLPPYLVPSPILMFQTLATDWQSLGGSLLVTMKITLLSFVTATVIGVLISFLFVQSRKIETALFPYAVLLQVTPIVAVAPLIIIWVKNPTASLVACASLVALFPIISNTTLGLRSIDPDLQSYFAMNRASRAQTLMRLRIPSALPYFFGGLRISSGLALIGAVVAEFVAGTGGAATGLAYQILMAGYQLNIPRMFAALLLISLAGVGLFVLMAWLTKLALGSWHASELSRD